One segment of Rhodopirellula baltica SH 1 DNA contains the following:
- a CDS encoding 3-keto-disaccharide hydrolase, with protein MPKPAKTESQAPANEMQSLFDGKSLTGWTNPYEWGKTEVVDGEIHLTADKKFFLVTEKIFQDYEFEGEVKLPEGKSNSGFMARGQVSPNKVFGYQAEADPTDRRWSGGLYDEGRRQWLNPLWEQPEAQAAFDRDRWNRYRIRCVGNHLQFFINDVPTTDYFDPVNLSGRIGLQHHGEKGQTYRFRNLKVRNLGSHEWKPLFDGKSLDGWETVGGGTWTVVDGILQGRASSEANEPNGMLYSKHPMTDGTYRIEYRFKKGDSGFFVRSEITENKPFVKGVQCEIDNSDEVGGLYQTGGAGWLVRPLHYLETGFPKDRHAVVNRHWKQAREGLQLDKKPVVSDDDETPWNMMTVSVHGKRIVVHLNDCLAVDHVVEDLADSGVIALQLHGNQDLEVDFRKVEMLVPTSEE; from the coding sequence ATGCCGAAACCCGCAAAGACCGAATCACAAGCCCCCGCGAACGAGATGCAATCGCTCTTCGACGGCAAATCGCTCACCGGTTGGACCAACCCTTACGAATGGGGCAAGACCGAAGTGGTCGATGGCGAAATCCATCTGACCGCCGACAAGAAGTTCTTCTTGGTGACCGAGAAGATTTTTCAGGACTACGAGTTTGAGGGCGAAGTCAAACTTCCCGAAGGCAAGTCCAACAGTGGCTTCATGGCTCGTGGCCAAGTTTCACCGAACAAGGTCTTTGGCTATCAAGCGGAAGCGGACCCGACCGACCGTCGATGGTCGGGCGGTTTATACGACGAAGGTCGCCGGCAATGGCTCAATCCATTGTGGGAACAACCCGAAGCCCAAGCCGCGTTCGATCGCGATCGCTGGAACCGATATCGGATTCGCTGTGTCGGCAATCACTTGCAGTTCTTCATCAATGATGTGCCTACGACCGACTACTTTGACCCCGTTAATCTGAGCGGCCGAATCGGACTGCAGCACCACGGCGAAAAAGGCCAGACGTACCGCTTCCGTAATTTGAAGGTTCGCAACCTGGGCAGCCACGAGTGGAAGCCTTTGTTCGACGGCAAGTCATTGGACGGTTGGGAAACCGTCGGCGGTGGTACCTGGACAGTGGTCGATGGAATCCTGCAAGGCCGCGCCAGCAGCGAAGCCAACGAACCCAACGGGATGCTGTACAGCAAGCATCCGATGACCGATGGAACCTATCGGATCGAGTATCGATTCAAAAAGGGCGACAGCGGCTTCTTTGTTCGCAGTGAGATCACCGAGAACAAACCGTTCGTCAAAGGCGTTCAGTGCGAAATTGACAACTCCGATGAAGTTGGCGGCCTGTACCAAACGGGCGGAGCAGGGTGGTTGGTGCGTCCTCTGCATTACCTCGAAACGGGGTTCCCCAAAGACCGTCATGCCGTCGTCAATCGACACTGGAAACAAGCCCGGGAAGGTTTGCAACTCGACAAGAAACCTGTGGTTTCAGACGATGATGAAACGCCTTGGAACATGATGACCGTCAGCGTTCATGGCAAACGCATCGTCGTTCACTTGAACGATTGTTTGGCTGTCGACCATGTGGTGGAAGACTTGGCTGATTCCGGAGTGATCGCCCTGCAACTGCACGGCAACCAAGACCTCGAAGTCGACTTCCGTAAAGTCGAAATGCTGGTCCCAACCAGCGAAGAGTAG
- a CDS encoding HAD-IIA family hydrolase, with protein sequence MKTGFLIDMDGVIYRGSELIPGADQFIDVLIRQDIPFLFLTNNSQRTRRDVQTKLHRMGIFVEESHIFTCAMATARFLAKLKPNGTAYIIGEGGLLQAMHQNGFSIVDHSPDFVVVGEGRTITLNALESAVDMILGGAKLIATNLDPSCPTKNGTRPGCGATVAYLEAVTGRKAFSVGKPSPIMMRAARKELKLATSQTVMVGDTMETDILGGVQMGYRTVLTLSGGTNKEDLGQFAYGPDVIVDSIAELCDVSEFVESSLPVGNREDDTVTNFAAWAAANA encoded by the coding sequence ATGAAAACGGGCTTTTTGATCGACATGGATGGCGTCATCTACCGCGGCAGTGAACTGATCCCAGGGGCCGATCAGTTCATCGACGTATTGATTCGTCAGGACATTCCTTTCCTGTTCTTGACCAACAACAGCCAAAGGACTCGGCGCGACGTTCAAACCAAACTCCATCGGATGGGGATTTTCGTGGAAGAGTCTCACATATTTACCTGTGCGATGGCAACGGCGAGGTTCCTCGCCAAACTGAAACCCAATGGCACCGCGTACATCATTGGTGAAGGCGGTCTGCTGCAGGCAATGCATCAAAACGGATTCTCCATCGTGGATCACTCGCCCGACTTTGTTGTTGTCGGCGAAGGACGCACGATCACGCTCAATGCGCTGGAATCAGCGGTCGACATGATCCTTGGTGGTGCCAAGCTGATTGCCACCAACTTGGATCCCAGTTGCCCAACCAAGAACGGCACACGACCGGGGTGTGGAGCCACCGTCGCGTACCTCGAAGCGGTCACCGGACGCAAAGCCTTTAGCGTGGGGAAACCCAGTCCCATCATGATGCGAGCAGCTCGCAAGGAACTGAAGCTAGCCACGTCCCAAACTGTGATGGTGGGCGACACGATGGAAACCGACATCCTGGGCGGCGTCCAAATGGGCTACCGAACCGTGCTGACGTTGTCCGGTGGCACGAACAAAGAAGACCTAGGCCAATTCGCTTACGGGCCCGACGTGATCGTCGACTCGATCGCTGAGCTTTGCGATGTCAGCGAGTTTGTGGAGAGCAGTCTGCCAGTCGGCAACCGCGAGGACGACACCGTCACCAACTTCGCCGCGTGGGCCGCCGCCAACGCGTGA
- a CDS encoding sulfatase-like hydrolase/transferase, producing MSENTDSQYLMLKRTVSATLAVWICSLVFVAAVAAQDPAPQRSSDRPNIVLIMADDMGFECIGANGALDYQTPNIDRIANEGLRFEHCYSQPICTPSRVKLMTGMTNKRNYVKFGTLDRKQTTFAHLLKSAGYRTCIAGKWQLGSELDSPQHFGFEESLLWQHTRGRMDSQKRDTRYPNPRLERNGTEENYDEGEFSSDLFAYFLCDFMETNRDQPFLAYYPMALVHCPFCPTPDSEDWDPTSHGSKTYKGQPEHFGDMVAYVDKIVGRIDRKLGELGIRENTLLIFTGDNGTDKPIVTQTRFGEVVGAKGEMVDAGNHVTCIAKWPSVIQPGRVTSQIIDFSDFLPTMCEVAGAEVPAKLPIDGQSFLPVLGGTEGQGRESMFMWYERNGRPKKAREFARNQRYKLYGDGSFFDVEMDRNEKAPLQSLTDDQKAVRSKLQAKIDSFADIIPPQAR from the coding sequence ATGAGCGAAAACACTGATTCACAATACCTGATGCTCAAGCGAACCGTATCGGCCACGCTTGCCGTCTGGATTTGCTCTTTGGTCTTCGTCGCGGCGGTTGCGGCCCAAGACCCCGCCCCGCAACGCTCGAGTGACCGACCCAACATCGTGTTGATCATGGCGGATGACATGGGGTTTGAATGCATCGGTGCCAACGGTGCGCTCGACTATCAAACGCCCAACATCGACCGGATCGCCAACGAAGGCCTGCGGTTCGAACATTGTTACTCCCAGCCCATTTGCACACCGTCGCGAGTCAAGCTGATGACCGGCATGACCAACAAGCGAAATTATGTGAAGTTTGGAACGCTCGACCGAAAACAAACCACGTTCGCTCATCTGTTGAAATCCGCTGGATACCGGACCTGCATCGCGGGCAAGTGGCAACTGGGAAGCGAACTGGATTCACCACAGCACTTTGGATTCGAAGAGTCGCTGTTGTGGCAACACACTCGCGGACGAATGGACAGTCAGAAACGGGACACCCGCTATCCCAACCCGCGACTCGAGCGAAATGGAACAGAAGAGAACTACGACGAAGGCGAGTTCTCTTCCGACCTATTCGCTTACTTCCTTTGCGACTTCATGGAAACGAATCGTGACCAGCCGTTCCTGGCGTATTACCCCATGGCGCTGGTTCATTGTCCGTTCTGTCCCACGCCTGATTCGGAAGACTGGGATCCGACTTCACACGGCTCGAAGACTTACAAAGGCCAACCGGAACACTTCGGCGACATGGTGGCTTACGTGGACAAGATCGTCGGCCGCATCGATCGCAAGTTGGGCGAGCTCGGAATTCGCGAAAACACGTTGCTGATTTTCACCGGTGACAATGGCACCGACAAACCGATCGTCACCCAGACGCGGTTTGGCGAAGTCGTCGGTGCAAAAGGCGAGATGGTCGACGCGGGCAACCATGTGACTTGCATCGCCAAGTGGCCAAGCGTGATCCAGCCGGGACGCGTGACCTCACAAATCATCGATTTCAGTGATTTTCTGCCGACGATGTGTGAGGTCGCGGGTGCTGAAGTTCCCGCGAAATTGCCAATCGATGGCCAGAGCTTTCTGCCGGTGCTGGGTGGCACTGAGGGACAGGGACGCGAATCGATGTTCATGTGGTATGAACGAAACGGACGTCCCAAGAAGGCTCGCGAATTTGCTCGCAACCAACGCTACAAACTGTATGGCGATGGCTCGTTCTTCGACGTTGAGATGGATCGCAACGAAAAGGCTCCGTTGCAATCCTTGACCGACGATCAAAAGGCGGTCCGAAGCAAGCTACAAGCCAAGATCGACTCCTTCGCGGACATCATCCCGCCACAAGCTCGCTAG
- a CDS encoding 2Fe-2S iron-sulfur cluster-binding protein — protein sequence MPKLTVENVGTFDVPAGKRLVKALVEEAGTDQLHACGGVSRCTTCRVEFVEGEPEQITAAEKETLRVREVTEPGVRLSCQINCDHDMTVRVISRLEGSGRKDQGGAVADEIQPAPEWTTK from the coding sequence ATGCCTAAGCTCACCGTCGAAAACGTTGGTACCTTTGATGTCCCCGCTGGCAAACGTTTGGTCAAAGCGTTGGTCGAAGAAGCTGGCACGGATCAGTTGCACGCGTGCGGTGGCGTTTCCAGGTGCACGACGTGCCGAGTGGAATTCGTGGAAGGGGAACCGGAACAGATCACTGCCGCCGAAAAAGAAACCCTTCGCGTTCGCGAAGTGACCGAGCCCGGTGTTCGGCTCAGTTGCCAAATCAATTGCGACCACGACATGACCGTTCGCGTGATCAGCCGACTCGAAGGCAGCGGCCGCAAAGACCAAGGCGGCGCGGTCGCCGACGAGATCCAACCTGCTCCCGAGTGGACGACCAAGTAG